In one Bacteroidota bacterium genomic region, the following are encoded:
- a CDS encoding T9SS type A sorting domain-containing protein, which produces MKKVFLILYLLSKIAFGQINLVPNPSFETYTNCPTSQGQINRTGNWYMPGGGTSDYFNSCFTLTTTSIVNMDVPANTAGYQMGIQNSAGYSGLQAWANVMTTYREYIQTKLTTTLTAGQKYFVTMYVSLADSSLCATDDLGIYFSQNPIPQSGYNPINVVPQISNPSGIFLTDNINWTKISGSFIATGIEEYITIGNFKNDANTDTLSAGLSCISSFSYYYIDGICVSTDSTLGNLTYIHDLSKKSAELFYPNPTTGNIRINLTQTANIKLIDRFGQTLIIKENFNENQLDLSYLSDGIYFIQIQTGNNIALKKIIIQH; this is translated from the coding sequence ATGAAAAAAGTATTTTTGATATTATATCTCCTTTCTAAAATAGCTTTCGGACAAATTAATCTTGTTCCTAATCCAAGTTTTGAAACTTACACTAACTGCCCTACTTCTCAAGGTCAGATAAATCGAACTGGCAATTGGTACATGCCTGGAGGTGGAACTTCTGACTATTTTAATTCTTGCTTTACATTAACTACGACATCAATAGTAAACATGGATGTCCCGGCTAATACAGCTGGCTACCAAATGGGAATTCAAAACTCTGCTGGTTATTCCGGCCTTCAAGCTTGGGCAAATGTAATGACAACTTACAGAGAATACATACAAACAAAATTAACAACAACCTTAACTGCAGGACAAAAATACTTTGTAACGATGTATGTTTCGTTAGCTGATAGTTCGCTATGCGCGACAGATGATTTAGGTATATACTTTTCCCAGAATCCAATACCGCAGAGTGGATACAACCCTATTAATGTCGTTCCACAAATTTCAAATCCCTCTGGTATATTTTTAACCGACAATATTAATTGGACAAAAATATCAGGATCATTTATTGCAACAGGAATTGAAGAGTATATTACAATAGGTAATTTCAAAAATGATGCTAATACCGACACGTTATCGGCAGGGCTTTCATGTATTTCTAGTTTCTCCTATTATTATATTGATGGTATTTGCGTTTCAACTGATTCCACGCTTGGCAACTTAACTTATATTCATGATCTTTCGAAAAAATCAGCTGAATTATTTTATCCAAATCCAACCACAGGAAATATCAGAATTAATTTGACTCAAACTGCTAATATCAAATTAATTGACAGGTTCGGACAAACTCTAATTATAAAGGAAAATTTTAACGAAAATCAACTGGACTTATCTTATCTTTCTGATGGAATATACTTTATTCAAATACAAACGGGCAATAATATTGCGCTTAAAAAAATCATTATTCAACATTAA
- a CDS encoding type II toxin-antitoxin system RelE/ParE family toxin produces MEFYSIRVNDQGRIIFRWENGNAYTVELIDYH; encoded by the coding sequence CTGGAATTTTACTCTATTCGTGTTAATGACCAGGGGCGAATCATTTTTCGTTGGGAAAATGGAAACGCTTATACCGTTGAATTAATAGATTATCATTAA
- a CDS encoding HigA family addiction module antidote protein: MKKLKNIHPGEILLEEFLIPLEVSAYRLSKEISIPQTRISEIIKGKRRITADTALRLSKFFSNSAKFWLGLQDDFDIEEEKRHKQKDLNSIKQHVRTAA, encoded by the coding sequence ATGAAAAAACTCAAAAATATTCATCCGGGTGAAATTCTGTTAGAAGAATTTTTAATTCCACTTGAAGTAAGCGCTTACCGACTTTCTAAAGAAATTTCCATTCCACAAACTCGCATTTCCGAAATCATTAAAGGTAAAAGACGCATTACCGCAGATACCGCCTTAAGACTTTCCAAATTTTTTAGTAACTCCGCTAAGTTTTGGCTCGGACTTCAAGACGACTTTGATATTGAAGAAGAAAAAAGACACAAGCAAAAAGACCTTAACTCCATCAAACAACACGTTAGAACCGCCGCTTAA
- the rplQ gene encoding 50S ribosomal protein L17 has protein sequence MRHGDKINNLGRTSSHRKALLSNLACALIENKRIFTTLAKAKALRLFVEPIITKSKSDTTHSRRMAFASLKNKEAVSALFKDIAGKVADRKGGYTRIIKTGNRQGDAAEMAMIELVDFNELYTSGKGSAVKAEKKTTRRSRSTSKKKAEGGAEETKSEE, from the coding sequence ATGAGACACGGAGATAAAATAAATAACTTAGGCCGCACCAGCTCTCACCGTAAGGCGTTATTAAGCAATTTAGCTTGCGCATTAATTGAGAACAAGCGTATTTTTACAACATTAGCGAAAGCAAAAGCTTTACGTTTATTTGTTGAGCCTATCATTACAAAAAGTAAGAGCGACACGACTCACAGTCGTCGTATGGCTTTCGCAAGCTTAAAAAATAAGGAAGCTGTTTCTGCATTGTTTAAGGATATCGCAGGAAAAGTAGCAGACCGTAAAGGTGGTTACACACGTATCATCAAAACCGGAAACCGTCAGGGTGATGCTGCTGAAATGGCAATGATTGAATTAGTAGACTTCAACGAACTTTACACTAGTGGTAAAGGATCAGCAGTTAAAGCTGAGAAGAAAACAACACGTCGTAGCCGCAGCACTTCTAAAAAGAAAGCAGAAGGCGGAGCTGAAGAAACAAAATCAGAAGAATAA
- a CDS encoding DNA-directed RNA polymerase subunit alpha, giving the protein MAILNFVKPDKVIMINSTETEGQFEFRPLEPGFGITIGNALRRILLSSLEGYAITSIRVEGVDHEFSTIKGVAEDVTEIILNLKQVRFKKQLDNHDNEKIVVHFAGADKFTAGDIAKYVNGFQILNPDLVIFNCDPSVRLKIELTVEKGRGYVPAEENRTNSAPNGTIFIDSIYTPIKNVKYTIENYRVEQKTDYERLILDIVSDGSIHPKEALKEAAKILIFHFMLFSDEKITLDTEDKKSEEEFDETSLHMRQLLKTKLVDMDLSVRALNCLKAADVETLGELVAFNKNDLLKFRNFGKKSLTELEDLVSAKGLQFGMNVAKYKLDKD; this is encoded by the coding sequence ATGGCAATTTTAAATTTCGTAAAGCCCGATAAAGTAATAATGATTAACTCTACTGAGACAGAAGGTCAGTTTGAATTCCGTCCGTTAGAGCCAGGTTTCGGTATTACCATCGGTAACGCGTTACGCCGTATCTTATTATCATCACTCGAAGGTTATGCTATTACTAGCATTCGCGTAGAAGGTGTTGATCATGAATTTTCAACCATTAAAGGTGTGGCTGAAGATGTAACTGAAATCATCCTGAACTTAAAACAAGTTCGCTTCAAAAAACAATTAGACAACCACGATAACGAAAAGATTGTTGTACATTTTGCAGGTGCCGATAAATTTACTGCCGGTGATATCGCAAAATATGTAAACGGTTTCCAAATTTTAAATCCTGATTTAGTAATTTTCAATTGCGATCCTTCAGTACGTTTAAAAATTGAATTAACTGTTGAAAAAGGCCGTGGTTATGTTCCTGCTGAAGAAAACAGAACTAACAGCGCACCTAACGGAACTATCTTCATCGATTCTATTTACACTCCAATTAAGAATGTAAAATATACCATCGAGAACTATCGTGTGGAGCAAAAAACTGACTACGAGCGTTTAATTTTAGACATCGTATCTGACGGTTCAATTCACCCGAAAGAAGCATTAAAAGAAGCAGCTAAAATCTTAATCTTCCACTTCATGTTATTCTCTGACGAGAAAATTACATTAGATACTGAAGATAAGAAGAGCGAAGAAGAATTTGATGAAACATCATTACACATGCGTCAGTTATTAAAAACTAAGCTTGTTGATATGGATTTATCAGTTCGTGCTTTGAACTGCTTAAAGGCTGCTGATGTTGAAACATTAGGTGAACTAGTAGCATTCAACAAAAACGACCTTTTAAAGTTCCGCAACTTCGGTAAGAAATCATTAACAGAATTAGAAGACTTAGTATCTGCTAAAGGCTTACAATTCGGAATGAATGTTGCAAAATATAAATTGGATAAAGACTAA
- the rpsD gene encoding 30S ribosomal protein S4, whose product MARYTGPKSKIARKFKEPIFGPDKALEKKNYPPGQHGLAKKRAKQSEYAIQLMEKQKAKYTYGILERQFAKIFDKAARSHGITGEVLLQLIESRIDNVVYRLGIAPSRRAARQLVSHAHITVNGSVVNVPSYTLKPGDVVGVREKSQSLEAIVNSLAGQVNKYPWLDFDKNTMSGKFISRPERSQIPENIKEQLIVELYSK is encoded by the coding sequence ATGGCAAGGTACACAGGTCCCAAATCCAAAATCGCCCGTAAATTCAAGGAGCCAATCTTCGGTCCTGATAAGGCGTTAGAAAAAAAGAATTACCCTCCGGGGCAACATGGTTTAGCAAAAAAACGTGCTAAACAATCAGAGTATGCTATCCAGTTAATGGAGAAGCAAAAAGCAAAATACACTTACGGTATTTTAGAGCGTCAGTTTGCGAAAATTTTCGATAAGGCTGCACGTTCACATGGTATTACCGGTGAGGTATTATTGCAATTAATCGAATCTCGTATTGATAACGTTGTTTACCGTTTAGGAATTGCTCCTAGCCGTCGTGCAGCGCGTCAATTAGTTTCTCATGCTCATATCACTGTAAACGGAAGCGTTGTAAACGTTCCTTCTTACACTTTAAAGCCAGGTGATGTAGTAGGTGTTCGCGAGAAATCTCAATCATTAGAAGCTATCGTAAATTCATTAGCCGGCCAGGTTAACAAATACCCATGGTTGGATTTTGATAAGAATACAATGAGCGGCAAATTCATTAGCCGTCCTGAGCGTTCACAGATTCCTGAAAACATTAAGGAACAGTTGATCGTCGAATTGTACTCTAAATAA
- the rpsK gene encoding 30S ribosomal protein S11, with the protein MAKQQATAATGKAAARKRVVKVDAAGEAHINATFNNIIISLTNIAGQVISWSSAGKMGFRGSKKNTPYAAQMAAQDCSKVAFDAGLRKVKVYVKGPGAGRESAIRSIAAAGIEVSEIVDITPIPHNGCRPPKRRRV; encoded by the coding sequence ATGGCAAAACAACAAGCTACCGCCGCCACAGGAAAAGCAGCCGCACGTAAACGTGTTGTAAAAGTTGACGCTGCAGGCGAAGCACATATCAATGCTACATTCAATAACATTATCATCTCTTTAACTAATATTGCAGGTCAAGTTATTTCTTGGTCATCTGCAGGTAAAATGGGTTTCAGAGGTTCTAAGAAAAACACACCTTATGCTGCGCAAATGGCAGCACAAGATTGTTCTAAAGTTGCTTTTGATGCAGGTTTACGTAAAGTAAAAGTGTATGTAAAAGGTCCGGGTGCAGGACGTGAGTCAGCAATCCGTTCTATTGCAGCTGCAGGAATCGAAGTATCTGAAATTGTAGATATCACTCCAATTCCTCACAATGGTTGTCGCCCTCCAAAGCGTCGCCGCGTTTAA
- the rpsM gene encoding 30S ribosomal protein S13: protein MARISGIDLPKNKRGVIGLTYIFGIGPSTAKKILDNAGISHDKKVSEWTDDEQNAIRNFINSNFKVEGALRSEVQLNIKRLVDIGTFRGIRHRNGLPVRGQRTKTNARTRKGRRKTIANKKMATK from the coding sequence ATGGCACGTATTTCAGGTATTGACTTACCAAAAAACAAAAGAGGAGTGATAGGATTAACCTACATTTTCGGTATTGGCCCAAGCACCGCAAAAAAAATATTGGACAATGCAGGTATCTCGCATGACAAAAAAGTGAGCGAATGGACTGACGATGAGCAAAATGCGATTCGTAACTTCATTAACTCTAACTTTAAAGTAGAGGGTGCTTTGCGCTCTGAAGTTCAGTTAAACATTAAGCGTTTAGTGGATATCGGAACTTTCCGTGGAATCCGTCACCGTAACGGTTTACCGGTTCGTGGTCAGCGTACTAAAACAAACGCTCGTACCCGTAAAGGTCGTCGTAAGACAATTGCCAACAAGAAAATGGCTACTAAATAA
- the rpmJ gene encoding 50S ribosomal protein L36 yields MKVRASIKKRSSECKIVRRKGKLYVINKKNPKFKQRQR; encoded by the coding sequence ATGAAAGTTAGAGCATCCATAAAGAAAAGAAGCAGCGAATGCAAAATTGTTCGCCGTAAAGGAAAATTGTACGTAATCAACAAGAAAAACCCAAAATTCAAACAAAGACAAAGATAA
- the infA gene encoding translation initiation factor IF-1, which produces MAKQANIEVDGTIIESLSNAMFRVELENGHVVIAHISGKMRMHYIKILTGDKVRLEMSPYDLTKARITFRYK; this is translated from the coding sequence ATGGCGAAACAGGCAAACATAGAGGTTGACGGAACCATTATCGAATCTTTGAGTAACGCCATGTTCAGGGTAGAGTTAGAGAACGGGCACGTAGTAATTGCGCATATTTCCGGTAAAATGCGTATGCACTATATTAAAATTTTAACCGGGGATAAGGTAAGATTGGAAATGAGTCCATACGACCTTACAAAAGCAAGAATTACATTCAGATATAAATAA
- the secY gene encoding preprotein translocase subunit SecY has translation MKRFIDTLQNIWKIEELRARILTTLGLVLIYRLGSYVVLPGVNSAVLNEAQESGSQDGIIGLINIFAGGAFSRASVFGLGIMPYITASIIIQLLGMAVPYFQKLQRDGESGRKKINQYTRFLTIAVTAVQCPGYLATQVYNIPGAVVLDGTWFMIQSTMILVTGTMFVMWLGERITDKGIGNGISLIIMIGIISRLPFAITSEFGSRLQSSGGGLIMFLLEIVFLLFIIIGSIMLVQGTRRIPVQFAKKIVGNKQYGGVRQYIPLKVNAAGVMPIIFAQAIMFIPAAITGFAGNAGGVFTERYGFWYNLVFAVLIILFTYFYTAIMVNPNQLADDMKKNGGFIPGVKPGKKTAEFIDQVMSRITLPGSIFLAAVAILPAIAMQLGINSAFADFYGGTSLLILVGVVLDTLQQIETYLLNRHYDGLMKSGRIKGRGANAMMVQQG, from the coding sequence ATGAAGCGTTTTATAGATACACTTCAAAACATCTGGAAAATAGAGGAGCTAAGAGCTAGAATTCTTACCACCCTGGGGTTGGTATTAATTTATCGCCTTGGTTCTTATGTTGTGCTTCCTGGTGTAAACTCAGCTGTTCTTAACGAGGCTCAAGAGTCGGGGTCGCAAGACGGAATTATTGGTTTAATCAATATTTTCGCGGGCGGTGCTTTCTCACGTGCTTCTGTATTCGGTTTGGGTATTATGCCTTATATCACAGCATCCATTATTATCCAGTTGTTAGGTATGGCTGTGCCATATTTTCAAAAATTACAACGTGATGGCGAAAGCGGTCGTAAAAAAATCAATCAGTATACACGTTTCTTAACCATCGCTGTAACTGCGGTTCAATGTCCGGGTTATTTAGCTACTCAGGTTTACAACATTCCTGGAGCGGTTGTATTAGACGGAACTTGGTTCATGATTCAGTCTACTATGATTCTCGTAACCGGTACCATGTTTGTAATGTGGTTAGGAGAGCGTATTACTGATAAAGGTATCGGAAACGGTATTTCTTTAATCATTATGATTGGTATTATCTCCCGCTTACCATTCGCTATCACTTCTGAATTTGGTTCTCGTTTACAAAGTTCAGGTGGTGGATTGATCATGTTCTTATTAGAAATCGTTTTCTTATTATTCATCATCATAGGAAGTATTATGTTGGTTCAGGGTACTCGTCGTATTCCGGTTCAGTTTGCTAAGAAGATTGTTGGAAATAAGCAATACGGCGGTGTTCGTCAGTACATTCCTTTAAAGGTGAATGCTGCAGGTGTAATGCCAATCATCTTTGCTCAAGCTATTATGTTCATTCCTGCGGCTATTACAGGTTTTGCCGGTAATGCAGGAGGCGTATTCACTGAGCGTTATGGTTTCTGGTATAACCTTGTATTCGCGGTATTAATTATTCTCTTTACCTATTTCTACACAGCAATTATGGTTAACCCTAATCAATTGGCTGATGATATGAAGAAAAACGGCGGTTTTATTCCTGGGGTTAAACCTGGTAAGAAAACAGCTGAGTTCATTGATCAGGTAATGAGCCGTATTACACTTCCTGGGTCAATTTTCCTTGCGGCGGTGGCTATTTTACCTGCTATTGCTATGCAATTAGGTATTAACAGTGCTTTTGCTGATTTCTACGGAGGAACTTCATTATTGATCTTAGTAGGGGTAGTATTAGATACATTACAACAAATTGAGACCTATTTATTGAACCGTCATTATGATGGATTAATGAAGTCTGGTCGAATTAAAGGACGTGGCGCTAATGCCATGATGGTACAACAAGGCTAA
- the rplO gene encoding 50S ribosomal protein L15, with product MKLSGLKPANGSVKNNYRRGRGQGSGGGGTATRGHKGAQSRSGYSSKRGFEGGQMPLQRRIPKFGFKNINRIDYNGINLDSIQKLVDKTKVSEINLDVLIKNGMASKNDLVKILGRGELKSKVTISAHAFTATAKKAIEEKGGSVTTLK from the coding sequence ATGAAATTAAGCGGATTAAAACCAGCAAATGGTTCTGTAAAAAATAACTACCGTCGCGGTCGCGGACAAGGTTCTGGTGGTGGTGGAACTGCAACTCGCGGTCATAAAGGTGCTCAGTCACGTTCAGGTTACTCTTCAAAGCGTGGTTTTGAAGGTGGTCAGATGCCTTTACAACGTCGTATTCCAAAATTCGGTTTCAAAAACATTAACCGTATTGATTACAACGGAATTAATTTAGATAGCATCCAAAAATTAGTTGACAAAACTAAAGTAAGTGAAATTAATTTGGATGTTTTAATTAAAAACGGAATGGCTTCTAAGAATGATTTAGTTAAAATCTTAGGCCGTGGCGAATTAAAATCTAAAGTAACTATTTCAGCTCATGCTTTTACTGCAACTGCAAAAAAAGCAATTGAAGAAAAAGGTGGTTCAGTAACAACTTTAAAATAA
- the rpmD gene encoding 50S ribosomal protein L30 — translation MAKVKITLVKGTSKRSPAQRATLVALGFKKSYQTLEKELNPAVQGQINAVKHMLKIETI, via the coding sequence ATGGCTAAAGTAAAAATTACATTGGTAAAAGGTACATCTAAGCGTTCACCTGCTCAAAGAGCAACGTTGGTGGCTTTAGGTTTTAAAAAATCGTACCAGACCCTTGAAAAGGAATTAAATCCTGCGGTTCAAGGTCAGATTAATGCTGTGAAGCACATGTTAAAAATTGAAACTATTTAA
- the rpsE gene encoding 30S ribosomal protein S5, whose protein sequence is MSTEVVKRVKSSDIELKDKLVAVQRVTKVTKGGRHFSFAAIVVVGNEKGVVGQGLGKANEVTDAITKGIEDAKKSLVKVPVLNGTVPHAQEGKFGGARVFLKPAAHGTGVIAGGAMRAVLESVGITDVLAKSKGSSNPHNVVKATLDALVKMRDPITVAHQRGISLDKVFNG, encoded by the coding sequence ATGTCAACAGAAGTTGTTAAAAGAGTAAAATCAAGCGACATCGAACTAAAAGATAAATTAGTTGCTGTACAGCGTGTAACCAAGGTTACCAAAGGTGGTCGCCACTTTAGTTTTGCTGCTATCGTTGTAGTAGGAAACGAAAAAGGTGTAGTAGGCCAGGGCTTAGGTAAAGCTAACGAGGTAACTGATGCTATCACTAAAGGTATCGAAGATGCTAAAAAGAGCTTGGTAAAAGTACCGGTATTAAACGGAACTGTGCCTCATGCACAGGAAGGTAAATTTGGCGGTGCTCGCGTGTTCTTAAAGCCTGCTGCTCACGGTACCGGAGTAATTGCCGGTGGTGCGATGCGTGCTGTATTAGAAAGCGTTGGTATTACCGATGTATTAGCAAAATCTAAAGGTTCATCTAACCCTCACAACGTGGTTAAAGCAACTTTAGATGCGTTAGTGAAAATGCGTGATCCAATTACAGTGGCTCACCAAAGAGGTATTTCTTTAGATAAAGTGTTTAACGGATAA
- a CDS encoding 50S ribosomal protein L18, whose amino-acid sequence MALNKEQRRQRIKYRIRKTVKGSNESPRLCVFRSNAEIYAQLIDDKAGKTLISAGTNDKSIKSAKVSKSEQAKLVGKLIAEKAISGGISEVKFDRNGFLYHGRVKSLAEGAREGGLKF is encoded by the coding sequence ATGGCACTGAATAAAGAACAAAGAAGACAAAGAATTAAATACAGAATTCGTAAAACCGTAAAAGGTTCAAACGAGTCTCCACGCTTGTGTGTATTTCGTAGTAACGCTGAAATTTATGCTCAGTTAATCGACGATAAAGCCGGCAAAACTTTAATTTCTGCAGGTACCAATGATAAATCAATTAAGTCGGCTAAAGTAAGCAAGTCTGAACAAGCTAAATTAGTTGGTAAGTTAATCGCCGAGAAAGCAATTTCTGGCGGAATCAGCGAAGTGAAATTTGACCGTAATGGTTTCTTATACCATGGCCGTGTTAAATCATTAGCAGAAGGCGCACGCGAAGGCGGACTTAAATTTTAA
- the rplF gene encoding 50S ribosomal protein L6, with protein sequence MSRIGKAPITIPQGVEVSVANGLVTVKGKKGTLTQKVDSDIDVKVDNGTITVSRPTDHKRHRSLHGLYRALIANMIKGVNEGYKTEQELVGVGYRASNKGQLLELSLGYSHNITFDLPVEVKVTTTAEKGANPKIILESADKQLIGLVAAKIRSLRKPEPYKGKGIKFTGEILRRKAGKSAAKK encoded by the coding sequence ATGTCACGTATAGGAAAAGCACCGATAACAATACCACAAGGAGTGGAAGTAAGTGTTGCCAATGGATTGGTAACCGTTAAAGGTAAAAAAGGAACATTAACTCAAAAGGTTGATTCGGATATTGATGTTAAAGTTGACAATGGTACAATCACTGTATCTCGTCCAACTGATCACAAACGTCACCGTTCATTACATGGTTTATACCGCGCATTAATCGCTAATATGATTAAAGGTGTAAACGAAGGATATAAAACAGAGCAGGAATTAGTAGGTGTAGGTTACCGTGCATCAAACAAGGGTCAATTATTAGAATTGTCTTTAGGTTATTCACATAACATCACTTTCGATTTACCGGTAGAGGTAAAGGTTACCACTACAGCTGAAAAAGGTGCAAACCCAAAAATTATTTTGGAATCTGCAGACAAACAGTTAATCGGATTAGTAGCTGCAAAAATTCGTTCGTTACGTAAACCTGAACCATACAAAGGAAAAGGTATCAAGTTTACTGGTGAGATTTTACGTCGTAAGGCAGGTAAATCAGCAGCTAAAAAATAA
- the rpsH gene encoding 30S ribosomal protein S8: MTDSISDYLTRVRNAIKANHRIVEVPASNLKKEITKILFEKGYILNYKFEENDKKQGTIKIALKYHPVTKISAIRSLDRISSPGLRKYTGAASMPRVLNGMGIAIISTSKGVMTDKEAKNQNVGGEVLCYVS, encoded by the coding sequence ATGACAGATTCAATATCAGATTACCTAACACGCGTAAGAAACGCGATTAAGGCCAACCACAGAATTGTAGAAGTTCCTGCTTCTAATTTGAAAAAAGAAATTACAAAAATTCTTTTCGAAAAAGGTTATATCCTAAACTATAAGTTTGAGGAAAACGATAAAAAACAGGGTACAATTAAAATCGCATTAAAATACCATCCGGTAACTAAGATTTCAGCGATCCGATCATTAGATCGTATCTCTTCTCCGGGTTTACGTAAGTATACAGGTGCTGCATCAATGCCACGTGTATTAAACGGAATGGGTATCGCTATCATTTCTACTTCTAAAGGTGTAATGACTGATAAAGAAGCTAAGAATCAAAATGTGGGCGGCGAAGTTTTATGTTATGTTTCTTAA
- the rpsN gene encoding 30S ribosomal protein S14 — translation MAKESMKAREAKRKKLAEKYAAKREELKKAGNYDALQKLPKNSCPVRGRNRCKLTGRPRGYMRQFGVSRVTFREMVLFGLIPGLTKSSW, via the coding sequence ATGGCAAAAGAATCAATGAAGGCCCGTGAGGCCAAACGTAAAAAGTTAGCGGAAAAATACGCAGCTAAACGTGAAGAACTAAAAAAGGCTGGAAACTACGATGCTTTACAAAAGCTTCCTAAAAATTCATGTCCGGTTAGAGGTCGTAACCGTTGTAAATTAACGGGCCGTCCGCGCGGTTATATGCGTCAATTCGGTGTAAGCCGTGTTACATTCCGCGAAATGGTTTTATTTGGTTTAATCCCTGGTTTAACCAAATCTAGCTGGTAA
- the rplE gene encoding 50S ribosomal protein L5, translated as MATKTYQPRLKSKYSSEIVNNLKNQFQYKTVMQVPKLEKICINQGIGDAVSDKKMIEAALKEMTTITGQKAVPTHSTKDISNFKLRKGVAIGVRVTLRGDKMYEFLDRLVASALPRIRDFKGINNKGFDGRGNYTLGITEQIIFPEIDIDKVTKINGMDITFVTSAPTDKEAMALLTEFGLPFKK; from the coding sequence ATGGCAACAAAAACGTATCAACCAAGATTAAAGAGCAAATACAGCTCTGAAATTGTAAATAATTTAAAAAATCAATTTCAGTATAAAACTGTAATGCAAGTTCCGAAATTGGAAAAAATCTGTATTAACCAAGGTATTGGTGATGCAGTATCGGATAAAAAAATGATTGAAGCGGCATTGAAAGAAATGACCACAATTACCGGTCAAAAAGCAGTGCCTACTCACTCTACAAAAGATATCTCAAACTTTAAATTACGTAAGGGTGTTGCCATTGGTGTACGCGTTACATTACGTGGCGATAAAATGTATGAGTTCCTAGATAGATTAGTAGCTTCAGCATTACCTCGTATCCGTGATTTTAAAGGTATCAACAATAAAGGTTTTGATGGTCGTGGTAACTATACATTAGGTATCACCGAGCAAATTATCTTCCCTGAAATTGATATCGATAAAGTAACAAAAATCAATGGTATGGATATTACTTTCGTTACATCAGCTCCAACTGATAAGGAAGCTATGGCATTGTTAACTGAATTTGGATTACCATTTAAAAAATAA
- the rplX gene encoding 50S ribosomal protein L24: MSKLKLKKGDTVRVISGEARGQEGKIISIDTKKSRVLVEGVNMISKHSKPNAKNPNGGITKQEGSIHISNVMFVEGGKTTRIGRQVDEKTKKIVRISKKTKEVIK; the protein is encoded by the coding sequence ATGTCAAAATTAAAATTAAAAAAAGGTGATACTGTAAGAGTGATTTCCGGAGAGGCGAGAGGCCAGGAAGGTAAAATCATTTCTATCGACACGAAAAAATCACGTGTATTGGTAGAAGGTGTTAATATGATTAGCAAGCACAGTAAACCAAACGCTAAAAATCCTAATGGTGGTATCACTAAGCAGGAAGGTTCAATCCACATTTCAAACGTAATGTTTGTTGAAGGTGGCAAAACAACCCGTATTGGTCGTCAGGTTGACGAAAAAACAAAGAAAATAGTACGTATCTCTAAAAAAACTAAGGAGGTAATTAAATAA
- the rplN gene encoding 50S ribosomal protein L14, which produces MIQNESRLTVADNSGAKEVLVIRVLGGTRKRYASIGDKVVVTVKHALPSGNVKKGTVSKAVIVRTRKEIRRNDGSYIRFDDNAVVLLNNTDEIRGTRIFGPVARELRDKQFMKIISLAPEVL; this is translated from the coding sequence ATGATACAAAACGAATCAAGATTAACCGTAGCCGATAACAGCGGTGCTAAAGAGGTACTGGTTATTCGTGTATTAGGTGGTACTCGTAAGCGTTACGCTTCAATTGGCGATAAAGTGGTAGTTACCGTTAAGCATGCTTTACCTTCAGGAAACGTAAAAAAAGGTACAGTTAGTAAAGCTGTAATCGTTAGAACAAGAAAAGAAATCCGTCGTAATGATGGTTCTTATATCCGTTTCGATGATAACGCAGTTGTGTTGTTAAACAACACCGATGAAATTCGCGGTACCCGTATTTTCGGTCCGGTAGCTCGTGAATTACGCGATAAACAATTTATGAAAATTATATCATTAGCACCAGAAGTGCTTTAA